The following are encoded in a window of Flavobacteriales bacterium genomic DNA:
- a CDS encoding transposase yields MDCTDAQWEAVKDLLSPIQERTETRGRKPLDAREVFNGVLWICRTGARWQDLPPRYPPYQSCHRYFQRWCQQGVWDKVLWALAQDLKRRGKIDITECFIDGTFSSAKKGGSISARLSEVKAPRSWSSQTLLVFLSPYGPSEPAPTK; encoded by the coding sequence ATGGACTGCACGGACGCCCAGTGGGAAGCGGTCAAGGACCTGCTCTCACCTATTCAAGAGAGGACCGAGACGCGTGGCAGGAAGCCACTGGATGCTCGGGAGGTGTTCAATGGGGTATTATGGATCTGCCGGACAGGAGCCAGATGGCAGGATCTTCCACCGCGCTACCCTCCTTACCAGTCGTGCCATCGGTACTTCCAGCGCTGGTGTCAGCAGGGCGTATGGGACAAGGTGCTGTGGGCCTTGGCGCAGGACCTCAAACGAAGAGGGAAGATCGACATCACAGAATGCTTCATCGATGGCACCTTCTCCAGTGCCAAAAAAGGGGGCTCCATATCGGCCCGACTAAGCGAGGTAAAGGCACCAAGATCATGGTCGTCACAGACGCTGCTGGTCTTCCTATCGCCGTACGGACCTTCGGAGCCAGCACCCACGAAGTGA
- the secG gene encoding preprotein translocase subunit SecG, producing the protein MIILVLCGLLALVVLAQNPKGGGLAAGFTGAQQIGGVQRTADFLEKSTWTLASAIMVLCLVSAGLQGGSNVVDFDDLDGPVEQVAPQDFDPEDGLEVE; encoded by the coding sequence ATCATCATCCTTGTCCTTTGCGGCCTCCTGGCCCTGGTCGTGCTGGCCCAGAACCCCAAGGGGGGCGGGCTGGCGGCCGGTTTCACCGGTGCCCAGCAGATCGGCGGTGTACAGCGCACCGCTGATTTCCTTGAAAAGAGCACCTGGACCCTGGCTTCGGCCATCATGGTCCTGTGCCTGGTTTCCGCCGGCTTGCAGGGCGGTTCAAACGTGGTGGACTTCGACGACCTCGACGGCCCCGTGGAACAGGTGGCCCCGCAGGACTTCGACCCCGAGGACGGACTCGAAGTGGAGTAG
- a CDS encoding IS5 family transposase: protein MVVTDAAGLPIAVRTFGASTHEVKLVTQTLAARFMEELPQVLIGDKAYDSDQLDRKLKRRKVRMIAPNRAGRSKSQDGRELRRYKRRWKVERCFAWLNNFRRTVVRYEYHSINFLGFVQLACAMILMRKLF from the coding sequence ATGGTCGTCACAGACGCTGCTGGTCTTCCTATCGCCGTACGGACCTTCGGAGCCAGCACCCACGAAGTGAAGCTCGTGACCCAAACGCTGGCCGCGCGTTTCATGGAAGAATTGCCCCAAGTGCTCATCGGCGACAAGGCCTACGATAGCGATCAGCTCGATCGCAAGCTCAAGCGCAGGAAGGTCCGCATGATCGCACCGAACCGCGCAGGGCGTTCAAAATCCCAAGATGGAAGGGAGCTTCGCAGATACAAGCGGAGATGGAAGGTGGAGCGATGCTTCGCCTGGCTCAACAACTTCAGGCGTACTGTGGTCCGCTACGAGTATCACAGCATCAACTTCCTGGGCTTCGTCCAGCTCGCTTGTGCCATGATCCTCATGCGCAAACTATTTTGA
- a CDS encoding sigma-70 family RNA polymerase sigma factor — protein sequence MTGLRSNDAATVRQLYSDHFPAVRRMVLGNSGTVSDAQDMFQEAMAVLWLSVKEGRLVPDADPGGFLFRVARNKWLDVVRSAAHRHMKVVHDERVLDQRAEPSDDLEERLSRLRDVYEQLDDRCRSVLDRYYFERKDMATIAAELGVGEDSVRTMKYRCMMKLRAMRRTIASGQHNGEA from the coding sequence ATGACCGGGCTTCGGAGCAACGACGCCGCCACGGTGCGCCAGTTGTACAGCGACCATTTCCCGGCGGTACGTCGAATGGTCCTGGGCAACAGCGGCACGGTCAGCGATGCGCAGGACATGTTCCAGGAGGCCATGGCCGTGCTCTGGTTGAGCGTGAAGGAGGGGCGCCTGGTGCCCGATGCCGACCCCGGCGGCTTTCTCTTCCGGGTGGCCAGGAACAAATGGCTGGACGTGGTCCGGTCCGCAGCGCACAGGCACATGAAGGTGGTGCATGATGAACGGGTGCTCGACCAGCGTGCGGAACCCTCGGATGATCTCGAGGAGCGGCTCTCGCGACTGCGCGACGTGTACGAGCAGCTGGACGATCGCTGCCGATCGGTGCTGGACCGCTACTACTTCGAGCGGAAGGACATGGCCACCATCGCGGCCGAACTGGGCGTGGGCGAGGACAGCGTGCGCACCATGAAGTACCGATGCATGATGAAACTGCGGGCCATGCGGCGCACCATCGCTTCAGGGCAGCACAACGGGGAAGCATGA
- the groL gene encoding chaperonin GroEL (60 kDa chaperone family; promotes refolding of misfolded polypeptides especially under stressful conditions; forms two stacked rings of heptamers to form a barrel-shaped 14mer; ends can be capped by GroES; misfolded proteins enter the barrel where they are refolded when GroES binds) — translation MAAKNIQFDIDARDRLKRGVDHLANAVKVTLGPKGRNVIIDKKFGAPQVTKDGVTVAKEIELKDAVENMGAQMLKEVASKTADQAGDGTTTATVLAQAIVTAGLKNVAAGANPMDLKRGIDKAVTAVVDELKKMSKTVGEDNAKIKQVASISANNDETIGSLIAEAMAKVKKEGVITVEEAKGTETTVEVVEGMQFDRGYLSPYFVTNPDKMEADLENAYILIYDKKISSMKELLPILEKAAQTGKPLLIISEDVDGEALATLVVNKIRGALKVAAVKAPGFGDRRKAMLEDIAVLTGGTVISEERGYKLENADLSFLGKAEKITIDKDNTTIVNGAGKKDDIKARVNQIKAQIETTTSDYDKEKLQERLAKLAGGVAVLYIGAATEVEMKEKKDRVDDALHATRAAVEEGIVPGGGVAYIRAQKVLEKFEGANADETTGGAIVRRAIEEPLRQIVANAGIEGSIVVQKVREGKADYGFNARTEEYENLIAAGVIDPTKVTRIALENAASIASMLLTTECVISEEKEEKAAGGHGHPDMGGMGGMM, via the coding sequence ATGGCAGCCAAGAACATCCAATTCGACATTGATGCCCGCGACCGCCTGAAGCGCGGCGTGGACCACCTCGCCAACGCGGTGAAGGTGACCCTCGGCCCCAAAGGCCGCAACGTCATCATCGACAAGAAATTCGGAGCGCCCCAGGTGACCAAGGACGGCGTCACCGTGGCCAAGGAGATCGAGCTGAAGGACGCCGTGGAAAACATGGGCGCCCAGATGCTGAAGGAGGTGGCCAGCAAGACCGCCGACCAGGCCGGTGATGGCACCACCACCGCCACCGTGCTCGCCCAGGCCATCGTCACCGCCGGCCTCAAGAACGTGGCCGCCGGTGCCAACCCCATGGACCTCAAGCGTGGCATCGACAAGGCCGTGACCGCCGTTGTGGACGAGCTCAAGAAGATGAGCAAGACCGTGGGCGAGGACAACGCCAAGATCAAGCAGGTGGCCAGCATCAGCGCCAACAACGATGAGACCATCGGCAGCCTGATCGCCGAGGCCATGGCCAAGGTGAAGAAAGAGGGTGTGATCACCGTGGAAGAGGCGAAGGGCACCGAGACCACCGTGGAGGTAGTGGAGGGCATGCAGTTCGACCGCGGCTACCTCAGCCCTTACTTCGTGACCAACCCCGACAAGATGGAGGCCGATCTGGAGAACGCCTACATCCTGATCTACGACAAAAAGATCAGCAGCATGAAGGAGTTGCTGCCCATCCTGGAGAAGGCCGCGCAGACCGGCAAGCCCCTGCTGATCATCAGCGAGGACGTGGATGGTGAGGCGCTCGCCACTCTGGTGGTGAACAAGATCCGTGGCGCCCTGAAAGTGGCCGCCGTGAAGGCCCCTGGCTTCGGCGACCGCCGCAAGGCCATGCTGGAGGACATCGCCGTGCTCACCGGCGGCACCGTCATCAGCGAGGAGCGCGGCTACAAGCTGGAGAACGCCGATCTGAGCTTCCTGGGCAAGGCCGAGAAGATCACCATCGACAAGGACAACACCACGATCGTGAACGGCGCCGGCAAGAAGGACGACATCAAGGCGCGCGTGAACCAGATCAAGGCCCAGATCGAGACCACCACCAGCGACTACGACAAGGAGAAGCTGCAGGAGCGCCTTGCCAAGCTGGCCGGCGGCGTGGCCGTGCTCTACATCGGCGCCGCCACCGAGGTGGAGATGAAGGAGAAGAAGGACCGCGTGGACGACGCCCTGCACGCCACCCGCGCCGCGGTGGAGGAAGGCATTGTGCCCGGCGGCGGTGTGGCCTACATCCGCGCCCAGAAGGTGCTGGAGAAGTTCGAAGGCGCCAACGCCGATGAGACCACTGGCGGCGCCATCGTGCGCCGCGCCATCGAGGAACCCCTGCGCCAGATCGTGGCCAACGCGGGCATCGAAGGCAGCATCGTGGTACAGAAGGTGCGCGAGGGCAAGGCAGACTATGGCTTCAACGCCCGCACCGAGGAGTACGAGAACCTGATCGCCGCCGGCGTGATCGACCCCACCAAGGTGACCCGCATCGCCCTGGAGAACGCCGCCAGCATCGCCAGCATGCTCCTCACCACCGAGTGCGTCATCAGTGAAGAGAAGGAAGAGAAGGCGGCAGGCGGCCATGGCCACCCCGACATGGGCGGCATGGGCGGCATGATGTAA
- a CDS encoding T9SS type A sorting domain-containing protein: MEGVTCGISYTLSYDVTPPVFAINPPAGTGSGNAPTIDLEASTVTGQVNFEFNPTNAYYRIEHPGGPLVLNLQAEHAGATVQNYNVRLRNSATALLSTIILSAGGNSTPLPGQADFGARAAAIYYIEVDGSPCGMSFSILCNDDDEDGVCNASDLCPGTPGGEGVNSDGCACSQLTVDDGDPCTLDECTNGIVSNTFQDADNDGTCDFLDGCPNDPNKIAPGQCGCGVPDTDTDGDGTADCIDGCPNDPDKTAPGICGCGVSDVDSDGDGVADCIDGCPNDPDKIIPGICGCGVADTDTDNDGTPDCNDLCPNDPNKTEPGICGCGVSDADSDGDGVADCIDGCPNDPNKTEPGICGCGVSDVDSDGDGVADCNDGCPNDPDKTEPGICGCGASDVDTDGDGVADCNDPCPLLAGLQPGDACDDGNANTINDTVNANCLCVGVLPDEDCAGVPGGPAQPGTACDDGDDCTINDVYDANCDCAGTFQDSDGDGVCDADDGCPNDPDKTAPGICGCGVSDVDSDGDGTADCNDGCPNDPDKTAPGDCGCGNPEPGATCNDGDENTENDVITAGCECAGTPIEPEFDCPLLEANIGDACDDLDENTENDTVNADCDCVGTPIEPEFDCPLLEANIGDACDDLDENTENDTVNADCDCVGTPIEPEFDCPLLEANIGDVCDAGPGYINGVVTEACDCVGEPTDCIHDLVIDFATDANGGQISWSISPLGGGSPVCSGSGLPSSQPSVLEACCLPDGCYRLVVTDAGGDGIAGGGYILRTLAGDRIIDSRDNGAFGSGSALAPGEGFCLPMGTDRPIASSCDRNYWVSGQYLVAAENAIVSDEWQVGDQTDDGYEFWFFDPHGSLSFRKLRNHATSDGYNNVGATRACHIKLNNWAAANHLQDLVLYNVRIRSVVNGVYAAYGPACRMTLDPVTAACPPAKLNDVVGHPNFSCGVTRTWGGPNQAANRLFAMAIAGANLYEWEFTNLPGDASYLAVLQTTTVQRHLNWASQPAMQPGVTYNVRVRARKNISGVPTWCTWGEYCTVTISAGAAPGNENMLLDETNEAQLTIWPNPNNGQQLWIAMDEVTTATVAIDLFDLSGQRVMAQELPAQGGQLFTMLQLDGLAPGTYLVAITAGDERQVKRLVVQR, from the coding sequence TTGGAAGGCGTCACTTGTGGCATTTCCTATACCCTCAGCTACGACGTCACACCGCCCGTCTTTGCCATCAACCCGCCAGCTGGAACCGGAAGCGGCAATGCTCCGACCATCGACCTGGAAGCTTCGACCGTCACGGGTCAGGTGAACTTCGAGTTCAACCCGACCAATGCTTATTACAGGATCGAACATCCAGGCGGTCCTTTGGTGCTGAACCTCCAGGCCGAACACGCTGGTGCCACGGTCCAGAACTACAATGTCCGCTTGCGAAACTCAGCCACAGCACTCTTGAGCACGATCATCCTGAGTGCGGGTGGGAATTCCACACCATTGCCCGGACAAGCCGATTTCGGTGCACGTGCGGCCGCGATATACTACATAGAGGTTGACGGTTCTCCATGTGGTATGTCGTTCAGCATACTGTGCAACGATGACGATGAGGACGGCGTGTGCAATGCGAGCGACCTCTGCCCCGGAACGCCCGGCGGTGAAGGCGTGAACAGCGACGGCTGCGCATGTTCGCAACTGACGGTGGACGACGGCGACCCCTGCACGCTGGACGAGTGCACCAACGGCATCGTGAGCAACACCTTCCAGGACGCCGACAACGATGGCACCTGCGACTTCCTCGATGGCTGCCCCAACGATCCGAACAAGATCGCGCCGGGCCAGTGCGGCTGCGGTGTGCCGGATACGGATACCGATGGTGATGGCACGGCCGATTGCATCGATGGCTGTCCGAACGACCCGGACAAGACCGCGCCTGGCATCTGCGGATGCGGTGTGAGCGATGTGGACAGCGATGGTGACGGCGTAGCGGATTGCATCGATGGCTGCCCGAACGACCCGGACAAGATCATACCCGGCATTTGCGGCTGCGGCGTGGCTGATACCGACACCGACAACGACGGCACACCGGACTGCAACGACCTGTGCCCGAACGATCCCAACAAGACCGAGCCCGGCATCTGCGGATGCGGCGTGAGTGATGCGGACAGCGATGGTGACGGCGTAGCGGATTGCATTGATGGCTGCCCGAACGATCCCAACAAGACCGAGCCTGGCATCTGCGGATGCGGTGTGAGCGATGTGGACAGCGATGGTGATGGTGTGGCCGATTGCAATGATGGCTGCCCGAACGACCCGGACAAGACCGAGCCCGGCATCTGCGGATGCGGTGCAAGCGATGTGGACACCGATGGTGACGGTGTGGCCGATTGCAACGACCCCTGCCCGCTGCTGGCCGGCCTGCAACCCGGTGATGCCTGCGACGATGGCAACGCCAATACCATCAACGACACGGTGAACGCCAACTGCCTCTGCGTGGGCGTGCTGCCCGATGAGGATTGCGCCGGCGTTCCCGGCGGACCTGCCCAGCCAGGCACCGCTTGCGACGATGGCGATGATTGCACGATCAATGACGTGTACGACGCCAATTGCGATTGCGCCGGCACCTTCCAGGACAGCGATGGCGACGGGGTTTGCGACGCGGACGACGGCTGCCCGAACGACCCCGACAAGACCGCGCCTGGCATCTGTGGATGCGGGGTGAGCGATGTGGACTCCGACGGTGACGGCACGGCCGATTGCAACGATGGCTGCCCGAACGACCCGGACAAGACCGCACCTGGTGATTGCGGCTGCGGAAATCCCGAACCAGGCGCCACCTGCAATGACGGTGATGAGAACACGGAGAACGATGTGATCACCGCAGGATGTGAATGCGCCGGCACGCCCATCGAGCCCGAGTTCGACTGCCCGTTGCTGGAAGCCAACATCGGTGATGCCTGCGACGACCTGGACGAGAACACCGAGAACGACACCGTCAACGCCGACTGCGATTGCGTGGGCACACCCATCGAACCCGAGTTCGACTGCCCGCTGCTGGAAGCCAACATCGGTGATGCCTGCGACGACCTGGACGAGAACACCGAAAACGACACCGTCAACGCCGACTGCGATTGCGTGGGCACACCCATCGAACCCGAGTTCGACTGCCCGTTGCTGGAGGCCAACATCGGTGATGTGTGCGACGCCGGCCCCGGTTACATCAATGGCGTGGTGACCGAAGCGTGCGATTGCGTGGGCGAGCCCACCGACTGCATCCATGATCTGGTGATCGACTTCGCCACCGATGCCAATGGCGGCCAGATCTCCTGGAGCATCAGCCCGCTCGGTGGTGGTTCACCGGTGTGCAGCGGCAGCGGACTGCCCAGCAGCCAGCCCAGCGTGCTCGAAGCCTGCTGCCTGCCCGATGGCTGCTACCGCTTGGTGGTGACCGACGCCGGTGGTGATGGCATCGCCGGCGGTGGCTACATCCTGCGCACCCTCGCAGGCGACCGCATCATCGACAGCCGCGACAACGGCGCTTTCGGAAGTGGGAGCGCTCTGGCCCCCGGTGAAGGATTCTGCCTGCCCATGGGCACCGACCGCCCCATCGCCAGCAGCTGCGACCGCAACTACTGGGTGAGTGGACAATACCTGGTGGCCGCTGAGAACGCCATCGTGAGCGATGAGTGGCAAGTGGGCGACCAGACCGACGACGGATACGAGTTCTGGTTCTTCGACCCCCATGGCAGCCTCAGCTTCCGCAAGCTGCGCAACCACGCCACCAGCGATGGGTACAACAATGTGGGCGCCACACGTGCATGCCACATCAAGCTGAACAACTGGGCCGCCGCCAACCATTTGCAGGACCTCGTCCTCTACAACGTCCGCATCCGCAGCGTGGTCAATGGGGTCTATGCCGCATACGGCCCAGCCTGCCGCATGACCCTCGACCCGGTGACGGCCGCCTGCCCGCCCGCCAAGCTCAACGATGTGGTGGGCCACCCCAACTTCAGCTGTGGTGTCACCCGCACATGGGGTGGCCCCAACCAGGCGGCCAACAGGCTCTTCGCCATGGCCATCGCCGGTGCCAACCTCTACGAGTGGGAATTCACCAACCTGCCGGGCGATGCGTCTTACCTGGCCGTGTTGCAGACCACCACCGTGCAGCGCCACCTGAACTGGGCCAGCCAGCCGGCCATGCAGCCCGGTGTCACCTACAACGTGCGTGTCCGTGCCCGCAAGAACATCAGTGGCGTGCCCACTTGGTGCACCTGGGGCGAGTACTGCACGGTGACCATCAGCGCTGGCGCCGCTCCCGGCAACGAGAACATGCTCCTCGACGAAACCAACGAAGCCCAGCTCACGATCTGGCCCAACCCCAACAACGGCCAGCAGCTCTGGATCGCGATGGATGAAGTGACCACCGCCACCGTGGCGATCGACCTCTTCGACCTGAGCGGACAGCGTGTGATGGCCCAGGAGCTACCTGCCCAAGGCGGACAACTTTTCACCATGCTCCAACTGGATGGCCTCGCCCCTGGCACCTACCTGGTGGCGATCACCGCTGGTGATGAGCGGCAAGTGAAGCGCCTGGTGGTGCAGCGGTGA
- the groES gene encoding co-chaperone GroES has protein sequence MATKVKPLADRVLVEAAPAEETTKGGIIIPDTAKEKPQRGKIIAVGSGRVADDGKVTPLSVKAGDEILYGKYSGTELNYDGKDYLIMRESDIYAILN, from the coding sequence ATGGCGACGAAAGTGAAACCGTTGGCGGACCGCGTGCTCGTGGAAGCAGCGCCCGCAGAAGAGACCACCAAGGGTGGCATCATCATTCCCGATACGGCCAAGGAGAAACCCCAGCGCGGCAAGATCATCGCCGTAGGCAGCGGGCGTGTCGCCGACGACGGCAAGGTGACCCCCTTGAGCGTGAAGGCCGGCGATGAGATCCTGTATGGCAAATACAGCGGCACCGAGCTGAACTACGACGGCAAGGACTACCTGATCATGCGCGAGAGCGACATCTACGCCATCCTGAACTAA
- a CDS encoding CHAT domain-containing protein: protein MKHALAIAWACALPYPLLAGDGDALRQRHARIEALYKAGDHAQLITAIDVQLLEAQGTTWVDSLHYYLYKHARAHRMLKGAEAGAQAGERILRLVQARGVPKHELKALMDLSWYYYDIGRLIDCARVDSMGVALTDKHQVFSAEDRGKARQYLAFDHSVMGDHGTAARWARDALDEYERGGVTSPVLLAEATTALGVSLMHMGRYQEAEERFKGSLAILGEADDPDLINRRASVHGNLGVLWQHAGDLPRSLVHYQASIPCYDRVIAGAELGYLRDEAVLNRSRTYLNQATVYFELGDLGRAQRLLELAWKDRSSVLEPGDAQLLSVKDRMADVALAKGDLEQAVELVSAYLKACGERFGMHGEPYIRAASKLGDLYRRMGDHQRADSLFRTSLSVGGFGADAAMDQVLHLTLLRRAQLHSAMGRHAQALEDLRKARTVMVNIHGPGHFKVAQADILLAEAHYLAGEHQQAIEHARNARAILDDRVRALRANALPVNFPEPELLPEAIYWEVLAERAQAPGEPPSEHWNGSLDLAIASLARNRTALQDEASKLLLVAAQKRLFGLAIDLAQEAHAASGSQEEVDRFLAISEADRSVLLKGKLNAFAGLRFAGVPDSVLARERELIAALEVRADDRGTAMDRADKEEAYRKFLATLERTHPAYFALRHGEPRISISDIRERLLTKDRDLVVYAVTGEYLHVLVLGLHMAELLRLPISDLAGQVRALNEAIATRDAAAYVEHAHTLYEVVFAPVAERTTAPELLIIPDGPLHLLNFEALLTAPSKAADFKANLLIRRHAIAYLLSASTALRFADLKQGRAKGTLALAPGFTDDVKQDYLARVKDTTLIDRHFLRYVRQPFAVHTAQDLGGLLSARVMVGGEATEQRFREQAARHGILHLGTHAEMNTTSPMYSRLVLSKDGLGMEPDADGYLHAYEIYALDLRAQLAVLTACETGTGQHDAGEGVRSIGYGFAFAGCPSLVMSLWKIDEKVSSEIITRFYANLAKGLPKHIALRQAKLDHLDHAVDEMTLPYYWAGLVLVGDVEPVDLGGRWSWTTILAVAALVLMLLLFLRRFKR, encoded by the coding sequence GTGAAGCACGCACTTGCCATCGCTTGGGCCTGTGCGCTGCCATATCCGCTCCTGGCGGGCGATGGGGATGCGTTGCGGCAACGACATGCCCGTATCGAAGCGCTCTACAAGGCCGGTGACCACGCGCAGCTGATCACGGCCATCGATGTGCAGCTGCTCGAGGCGCAGGGCACCACCTGGGTGGATTCCCTGCACTACTACCTCTACAAGCATGCGCGTGCCCACCGCATGCTCAAGGGCGCGGAGGCGGGCGCCCAGGCAGGCGAACGCATCCTGCGGCTGGTGCAGGCGCGTGGGGTTCCCAAGCACGAGCTGAAAGCGCTGATGGACCTGAGTTGGTACTACTATGACATCGGCCGGCTGATCGACTGCGCACGCGTGGACAGCATGGGCGTGGCGCTCACGGACAAGCACCAGGTGTTCAGCGCCGAGGATCGCGGCAAGGCGCGGCAGTACCTCGCCTTCGACCACAGCGTCATGGGCGATCACGGCACGGCCGCACGTTGGGCCCGGGACGCTTTGGATGAGTATGAACGGGGCGGTGTCACCTCGCCCGTGCTGCTGGCCGAAGCCACTACCGCCTTGGGGGTCTCCTTGATGCACATGGGCCGGTACCAGGAAGCGGAAGAACGCTTCAAGGGGTCACTGGCCATTCTTGGGGAGGCGGATGATCCGGACCTGATCAACCGACGGGCCAGCGTCCATGGCAATCTCGGGGTGCTCTGGCAGCATGCTGGCGATCTTCCACGGAGCCTTGTCCATTACCAGGCGAGCATACCCTGCTACGATCGTGTGATAGCCGGGGCCGAGTTGGGGTATCTGCGCGACGAAGCGGTGCTGAACCGTTCGCGCACTTATCTCAATCAGGCCACGGTCTATTTTGAATTGGGTGATCTGGGCCGTGCGCAACGTCTCTTGGAATTGGCGTGGAAGGATCGCAGTAGTGTATTGGAACCCGGTGACGCGCAGCTGTTGTCGGTGAAGGACCGCATGGCGGATGTGGCCCTGGCCAAGGGCGACCTGGAGCAGGCCGTGGAACTGGTGTCCGCTTATCTCAAGGCCTGCGGCGAACGCTTCGGCATGCACGGGGAGCCCTACATCCGCGCGGCATCCAAGCTCGGCGACCTCTACCGCCGGATGGGCGACCACCAGCGCGCCGATTCGCTCTTCCGCACCAGCCTGTCCGTGGGCGGGTTCGGCGCGGATGCGGCCATGGACCAGGTATTGCACCTCACCCTTTTGCGACGGGCGCAGCTGCACAGCGCCATGGGCCGCCATGCACAGGCCTTGGAGGACCTGCGTAAAGCGCGCACCGTGATGGTGAACATCCATGGTCCGGGACATTTCAAGGTGGCGCAGGCGGATATCCTTCTCGCGGAGGCCCACTATCTGGCCGGCGAACATCAGCAGGCCATCGAGCATGCGCGCAATGCACGAGCGATCCTGGATGATCGTGTGCGGGCTCTGCGAGCCAACGCGCTCCCGGTCAATTTCCCGGAACCGGAACTCTTGCCCGAGGCCATTTATTGGGAGGTGCTAGCGGAACGTGCTCAGGCGCCCGGCGAACCGCCCTCGGAACACTGGAACGGATCGCTTGATCTGGCCATCGCCTCGCTGGCCCGGAACAGAACGGCGTTGCAGGACGAAGCCTCCAAGTTGCTGTTGGTGGCCGCACAGAAGCGGCTGTTCGGCCTGGCCATCGACCTGGCCCAGGAAGCCCACGCGGCCAGTGGATCACAAGAAGAGGTCGACCGCTTCCTGGCCATCAGCGAAGCGGACCGATCCGTGCTGCTCAAGGGCAAGCTCAACGCCTTCGCCGGATTGCGTTTCGCCGGCGTGCCCGATAGTGTCCTGGCCCGGGAACGGGAGCTGATCGCCGCGCTGGAGGTCCGGGCCGATGATCGTGGCACCGCCATGGACCGCGCGGACAAGGAGGAGGCCTACCGGAAGTTCCTCGCCACACTGGAGCGGACGCACCCGGCCTACTTCGCGCTGCGGCACGGCGAGCCCCGGATATCCATCAGCGATATCCGCGAAAGGCTGCTCACCAAGGACCGCGATCTGGTGGTCTATGCCGTCACCGGGGAGTACCTGCATGTGCTGGTGCTCGGCTTGCACATGGCGGAGTTGCTGCGCCTGCCGATCTCCGACCTGGCCGGGCAGGTGCGTGCGCTGAACGAGGCCATCGCCACGCGTGATGCGGCCGCCTACGTGGAGCACGCGCATACCCTGTACGAAGTGGTCTTCGCACCGGTGGCTGAGCGGACCACCGCGCCCGAGTTGCTCATCATTCCGGACGGTCCGTTGCACCTGCTCAACTTCGAGGCGTTGCTCACCGCGCCCTCCAAGGCAGCGGACTTCAAGGCGAACCTGCTCATTCGCCGCCACGCCATCGCCTACCTGCTCTCAGCGTCCACGGCCCTGCGTTTCGCCGATCTGAAGCAAGGACGCGCAAAGGGAACACTCGCCCTCGCACCGGGCTTTACCGACGATGTGAAGCAGGACTACCTGGCGCGCGTGAAGGACACCACCCTGATCGACCGTCACTTCCTCCGGTACGTGCGCCAGCCCTTCGCGGTGCACACGGCGCAGGACCTCGGTGGCCTCTTGTCGGCGCGTGTGATGGTGGGCGGGGAAGCCACCGAGCAGCGATTCCGTGAGCAGGCCGCGCGCCACGGCATTCTGCATCTGGGCACCCATGCGGAAATGAACACCACATCGCCCATGTATTCACGCCTGGTGCTGAGCAAGGATGGCTTGGGCATGGAACCTGACGCCGATGGCTACCTGCATGCCTACGAGATCTACGCGTTGGACCTGCGCGCCCAACTGGCCGTGCTCACCGCCTGCGAAACAGGCACCGGCCAGCACGATGCCGGAGAGGGCGTGCGCTCCATCGGCTATGGCTTCGCATTCGCCGGATGCCCCAGCCTGGTGATGTCACTCTGGAAGATCGACGAGAAGGTGTCGTCGGAGATCATCACCCGCTTCTATGCCAACCTGGCCAAGGGCCTGCCCAAACACATCGCCCTGCGTCAGGCCAAACTGGACCATCTGGACCACGCGGTCGACGAGATGACCTTGCCCTACTACTGGGCCGGGCTGGTGCTGGTGGGTGATGTGGAGCCGGTGGATCTGGGAGGCCGCTGGTCTTGGACAACGATCCTGGCTGTGGCCGCGCTCGTGCTGATGCTATTGCTCTTCTTGCGGCGCTTCAAACGCTGA